The Candidatus Nanohalovita haloferacivicina genome has a window encoding:
- a CDS encoding DUF192 domain-containing protein, translating to MKIEINGEQHEVEVADSFLKKARGLSFRTEGKMLFTFSRDTRASIDMMLVRKPLHLYFMNSEKEVIDIQKAMPWTPNPKTWKVYSPGRPYRYLLESFEELQIEEGQKIEFERKEDQMLSSGLS from the coding sequence ATGAAGATCGAAATCAACGGAGAACAACATGAAGTAGAGGTAGCAGATTCATTCCTGAAAAAGGCCAGAGGCCTGTCATTTCGTACAGAAGGAAAAATGCTGTTCACATTCTCTCGAGACACAAGGGCCTCAATAGACATGATGCTGGTCAGAAAACCTCTACATCTCTACTTCATGAACTCGGAAAAAGAAGTCATCGACATCCAGAAAGCAATGCCCTGGACACCCAATCCGAAAACGTGGAAAGTGTACTCTCCGGGAAGGCCTTACCGTTACCTGCTTGAAAGCTTTGAAGAACTGCAAATAGAGGAAGGCCAGAAAATAGAATTTGAAAGAAAAGAGGATCAAATGTTGTCCTCTGGTCTTTCGTAG
- the msrB gene encoding peptide-methionine (R)-S-oxide reductase MsrB: protein MDEEELKKRLSEEEYRILRESGTEAPGTGEFLNHSEAGVYRCKACGQKLFQSDDKFDSDRWPSFKDAIMDNIELKKDLSHGMNRVEVCCSGCGSHLGHVFDDGPEPTGKRYCINSKALDFEEEN from the coding sequence ATGGACGAAGAAGAATTGAAGAAGAGGCTTTCAGAGGAAGAGTACAGGATTTTACGTGAGAGCGGTACAGAAGCTCCTGGTACCGGAGAGTTTCTGAATCACAGTGAGGCCGGAGTTTATCGGTGTAAGGCCTGCGGCCAGAAACTATTTCAGTCAGATGACAAGTTCGACTCCGATAGATGGCCTAGCTTCAAGGATGCGATCATGGACAATATAGAGTTGAAGAAAGATCTTAGCCATGGAATGAACCGTGTAGAAGTATGCTGTTCGGGCTGTGGATCTCACTTGGGCCATGTATTCGATGATGGGCCTGAGCCTACAGGCAAGAGATACTGCATTAACTCGAAGGCCCTGGATTTTGAGGAAGAGAATTGA
- a CDS encoding elongation factor 1-beta, with protein sequence MGKISCVYKIMPEDDETDLEDIKKQVQELLDVQDIGEENVAFGLKAVKVSCITTDEEGGTDSVEEKLEQLDNVQSYELEHFDKL encoded by the coding sequence ATGGGAAAGATTTCATGTGTTTACAAGATTATGCCGGAAGATGATGAAACCGATCTAGAGGATATTAAGAAGCAGGTTCAGGAATTGCTGGATGTTCAGGATATCGGTGAGGAGAATGTTGCTTTCGGTTTGAAGGCTGTAAAGGTTTCTTGCATTACTACTGATGAGGAAGGCGGAACTGATTCCGTTGAGGAGAAGCTTGAACAGCTTGATAACGTTCAGAGTTATGAGCTTGAGCACTTTGACAAGCTTTAG
- the fen gene encoding flap endonuclease-1 yields MGVNLGELVESEEISFADLNDKEIAIDAMNTLYQFLSIIRQRDGTPLKDSSGEVTSHLSGLFYRNINLLDNNIRPVFVFDGEAPDLKEKETTQRRKKREEAREEWKKLKDEGKVSEAYSKATQSSKLTGDMIKESKRLLDAMGIPYVQAPSEGEAQTAYMTHEDYPGSIYAAGSQDWDSLLFGAEKMVKNLTTRKTRKTSGGGRKEISTELIRLDSVLEQLEVSQEELIWMGVLMGTDFNPDGVHGIGPKTALKLVKKYNSWDKLFEDDKVEWESDNDPETIIEFFKNPPVEDIEYEFGDPDEEKIKEILVDDHDFSEDRVESGLKDLSNALSSRQSGLDSFT; encoded by the coding sequence ATGGGAGTTAACCTTGGAGAACTGGTTGAGAGCGAGGAAATAAGTTTTGCAGATTTAAACGATAAAGAGATAGCGATCGATGCTATGAATACCTTGTACCAGTTTCTCTCTATTATCCGTCAGCGAGACGGTACTCCACTGAAGGATTCGTCCGGAGAAGTTACTTCTCATCTTTCAGGCCTCTTCTACAGAAACATTAATCTCCTTGACAATAATATCAGGCCTGTCTTCGTTTTTGACGGCGAGGCTCCTGATCTCAAGGAGAAAGAGACCACGCAGAGAAGGAAGAAGCGGGAAGAGGCCCGTGAGGAGTGGAAGAAGTTGAAGGATGAGGGCAAGGTTTCTGAGGCTTACAGTAAGGCCACTCAATCGAGTAAGTTGACTGGTGATATGATTAAGGAGTCGAAGAGGCTTCTTGATGCTATGGGTATTCCCTATGTTCAGGCTCCTAGCGAGGGCGAGGCCCAGACAGCTTACATGACTCATGAAGATTATCCTGGTAGTATCTATGCTGCGGGTTCTCAGGACTGGGATTCTCTGCTTTTTGGCGCTGAGAAGATGGTGAAGAATCTTACTACAAGAAAGACTCGGAAGACCTCTGGTGGAGGTAGAAAGGAGATTTCCACAGAGCTAATCAGGCTTGATAGTGTTCTTGAGCAGCTTGAAGTCTCTCAGGAAGAGCTGATCTGGATGGGAGTTCTGATGGGCACGGATTTCAACCCTGATGGAGTACATGGTATCGGGCCTAAGACCGCTCTAAAGCTTGTTAAAAAGTATAATTCCTGGGATAAGCTGTTTGAAGACGATAAGGTTGAGTGGGAGTCGGATAACGATCCGGAGACAATTATTGAGTTTTTCAAGAATCCTCCTGTTGAGGATATCGAGTATGAGTTCGGTGATCCTGATGAGGAGAAGATTAAGGAGATTCTCGTGGATGACCACGATTTCTCCGAAGATAGAGTAGAATCAGGCCTGAAAGACCTTTCCAACGCGTTGAGTTCGCGTCAGTCAGGCCTTGATAGCTTTACCTAG
- the gpmI gene encoding 2,3-bisphosphoglycerate-independent phosphoglycerate mutase: MKPVLLVVMDGVGLRKETEGNAFKQADTPNLGKLMARKGFAKLEASGPAVGLPEGYTGNSEVGHLHLGAGRRIDQRLTRINNAIENDELRDKEALKEALERAEENNTTVHFAGIISDGGIHGHIDHLKALLEIASEYDVDVKVHCFTDGRDVSPKSAEKFIEMIECWTSEFGGEIATVMGRYYSMDRDHNWDRTYKAYRAMALGEGFEFSDPREALKETYDDGDYDYFVIPSIAESYEGMSDDDEVVFYNFRADRERQIEEELVADVDPDDNEEPVHPNFTSMFQYEHEIDNPAIFEKKIVEGTLGEKIEEAGLSQLRVAESQKRPHVTFFFNGQRELEFEHEERHFVESDKIKAYDQKPEMHADDICDVVLEALDKGEKDFILLNFANCDLVGHTGDLDAAITAVETVDRNIGRLVEKVQDTEYSMLITADHGNCENMGTEDSPNTSHSLNPVPLIGVDMDKELTDGEIWKVENILEDLLL; this comes from the coding sequence ATGAAACCAGTACTTCTAGTGGTTATGGATGGAGTAGGCCTCAGGAAAGAGACCGAAGGCAATGCTTTCAAACAGGCGGACACACCAAATCTTGGAAAACTTATGGCTAGGAAAGGGTTCGCCAAGCTAGAGGCATCCGGCCCGGCTGTAGGACTGCCTGAAGGTTATACAGGCAACTCTGAGGTAGGCCATCTGCACCTAGGAGCTGGTCGAAGAATCGATCAACGACTCACCAGAATAAACAATGCTATTGAGAACGACGAACTTCGGGATAAAGAAGCTTTGAAAGAGGCCCTGGAGAGAGCTGAGGAAAATAATACTACTGTGCATTTTGCAGGGATTATCTCTGACGGCGGTATTCACGGCCATATCGATCATTTGAAGGCCTTGCTTGAGATCGCTTCGGAGTATGATGTTGATGTCAAAGTTCACTGCTTTACAGATGGAAGGGATGTTTCTCCGAAGTCTGCTGAGAAGTTTATTGAGATGATTGAATGCTGGACTTCCGAGTTTGGTGGTGAGATTGCTACCGTTATGGGCCGTTACTACTCTATGGATCGTGATCATAACTGGGATCGTACCTATAAGGCTTACAGAGCTATGGCTCTGGGAGAGGGCTTCGAGTTCTCTGATCCACGCGAGGCCCTGAAGGAGACCTATGATGACGGAGATTACGACTACTTTGTCATTCCTTCGATCGCGGAAAGTTATGAGGGTATGAGCGATGATGACGAGGTTGTTTTCTATAATTTCAGGGCTGATAGGGAGAGGCAGATCGAGGAGGAGCTTGTTGCAGATGTCGATCCCGATGACAACGAGGAACCTGTCCACCCTAATTTCACCTCAATGTTCCAGTACGAGCATGAGATCGACAACCCTGCTATCTTCGAGAAGAAGATTGTTGAGGGAACTCTTGGGGAGAAGATTGAGGAGGCTGGTCTTTCACAGCTGCGTGTAGCAGAATCTCAGAAAAGGCCTCACGTTACTTTCTTCTTCAATGGTCAGAGAGAGCTTGAGTTTGAGCACGAAGAGCGCCACTTTGTCGAGTCCGATAAAATCAAGGCCTATGATCAGAAGCCAGAGATGCATGCCGACGATATCTGTGATGTGGTGCTTGAGGCCCTGGATAAAGGTGAGAAGGACTTTATTTTGCTGAATTTTGCTAACTGCGACTTGGTAGGCCATACCGGAGATCTTGATGCAGCTATTACCGCTGTTGAGACTGTAGACAGAAATATTGGCCGTTTAGTTGAGAAAGTTCAGGATACCGAGTATTCAATGTTGATTACCGCTGATCATGGCAACTGCGAGAACATGGGTACAGAGGACAGCCCTAATACATCTCACAGCTTGAATCCTGTGCCTTTAATCGGCGTAGATATGGATAAAGAGTTGACTGATGGGGAAATATGGAAGGTTGAGAATATTCTGGAGGATCTGTTGCTCTAG
- the albA gene encoding DNA-binding protein Alba: MPEEQEDDNTVYVGSKPAMSYVLAVVTQFSEGHETVHVKARGKAISRAVDVAEIVRDRFVEDAEIEDISIGTDEIETDEGDQLNVSSIQIDLSQP, encoded by the coding sequence GTGCCAGAAGAACAAGAAGACGACAACACAGTATACGTAGGATCCAAGCCTGCAATGAGTTACGTTCTAGCAGTTGTAACTCAATTTAGCGAAGGCCACGAAACAGTACACGTCAAAGCAAGAGGTAAAGCAATCAGCAGAGCAGTAGACGTAGCTGAAATTGTAAGAGACAGGTTCGTTGAAGACGCAGAAATCGAAGACATCTCAATAGGAACAGATGAAATCGAAACAGATGAAGGAGACCAGCTAAACGTTTCCAGCATCCAGATCGATCTCTCACAGCCTTAG